The following coding sequences are from one Danio rerio strain Tuebingen ecotype United States chromosome 21, GRCz12tu, whole genome shotgun sequence window:
- the cyb561a3b gene encoding lysosomal membrane ascorbate-dependent ferrireductase CYB561A3-like isoform X4 → MVTSLVVLYGNAIVLYRVPLTWSRWRCKLSHAGLLSVAVVLSVLGVCAAFDFHRGNNIPHLYSLHSWIGISTVVLFTLQWFGGLCAFLLPWTPLAFRVFLKPLHVWMGTAIFILSLIASLSGISEKLLLTLNGRNGSNTEPYTALPAEALFANSLGILVVIFGLVVLRILSNHKWKNPQFENESDRPLLTDAR, encoded by the exons ATGGTGACGAGTCTTGTGGTGCTGTATGGAAATG CCATCGTCCTGTATCGTGTTCCTCTGACCTGGAGCAGATGGAGGTGTAAGTTATCCCATGCAGGGCTGTTGTCTGTGGCTGTGGTGTTATCTGTGCTGGGCGTGTGTGCAGCGTTTGATTTTCACCGTGGCAACAACATCCCTCATCTGTATTCATTACACAGCTGGATTGGGATCTCCACAGTGGTCTTATTCACTCTGCAG TGGTTTGGGGGTCTTTGTGCCTTCTTGTTACCCTGGACCCCTTTGGCTTTTAGAGTCTTTCTGAAACCTCTCCATGTCTGGATGGGAACTGCCATCTTCATCTTGAGTCTCATCGCCAGCCTGTCCGGGATCAGTGAGAAACTACTGCTGACACT AAATGGGAGAAATGGAAGCAATACAGAACCATATACGGCGCTGCCTGCTGAAGCTCTGTTTGCAAACTCATTAGGCATTTTAGTTGTTATTTTTGGACTGGTAGTGCTGAGAATTCTGTCCAATCATAAATGGAAgaacccacagtttgaaaatgaATCTGACAGG ccTTTGCTGACAGATGCCAGATGA
- the cyb561a3b gene encoding lysosomal membrane ascorbate-dependent ferrireductase CYB561A3-like isoform X3: MRSIVSFYLLSVWLSFLCVIFVWLWSGTWRGGFAWDGSFLQFNWHPVLMVTSLVVLYGNAIVLYRVPLTWSRWRCKLSHAGLLSVAVVLSVLGVCAAFDFHRGNNIPHLYSLHSWIGISTVVLFTLQWFGGLCAFLLPWTPLAFRVFLKPLHVWMGTAIFILSLIASLSGISEKLLLTLNGRNGSNTEPYTALPAEALFANSLGILVVIFGLVVLRILSNHKWKNPQFENESDRPLLTDAR; the protein is encoded by the exons ATGCGTTCAATTGTGTCCTTCTATTTGCTGAGTGTGTGGCTcagttttttgtgtgtgatttttgTGTGGCTGTGGAGTGGGACGTGGAGGGGAGGATTTGCTTGGGACGGTTCTTTTCTGCAGTTTAACTGGCACCCAGTACTGATGGTGACGAGTCTTGTGGTGCTGTATGGAAATG CCATCGTCCTGTATCGTGTTCCTCTGACCTGGAGCAGATGGAGGTGTAAGTTATCCCATGCAGGGCTGTTGTCTGTGGCTGTGGTGTTATCTGTGCTGGGCGTGTGTGCAGCGTTTGATTTTCACCGTGGCAACAACATCCCTCATCTGTATTCATTACACAGCTGGATTGGGATCTCCACAGTGGTCTTATTCACTCTGCAG TGGTTTGGGGGTCTTTGTGCCTTCTTGTTACCCTGGACCCCTTTGGCTTTTAGAGTCTTTCTGAAACCTCTCCATGTCTGGATGGGAACTGCCATCTTCATCTTGAGTCTCATCGCCAGCCTGTCCGGGATCAGTGAGAAACTACTGCTGACACT AAATGGGAGAAATGGAAGCAATACAGAACCATATACGGCGCTGCCTGCTGAAGCTCTGTTTGCAAACTCATTAGGCATTTTAGTTGTTATTTTTGGACTGGTAGTGCTGAGAATTCTGTCCAATCATAAATGGAAgaacccacagtttgaaaatgaATCTGACAGG ccTTTGCTGACAGATGCCAGATGA
- the cyb561a3b gene encoding lysosomal membrane ascorbate-dependent ferrireductase CYB561A3-like isoform X2, protein MVTSLVVLYGNAIVLYRVPLTWSRWRCKLSHAGLLSVAVVLSVLGVCAAFDFHRGNNIPHLYSLHSWIGISTVVLFTLQWFGGLCAFLLPWTPLAFRVFLKPLHVWMGTAIFILSLIASLSGISEKLLLTLNGRNGSNTEPYTALPAEALFANSLGILVVIFGLVVLRILSNHKWKNPQFENESDRERHPGVVFCCCCPSASRLDLLCLQGCSSAYLGCNEWLFELLLTFYQLESVWPFSSDL, encoded by the exons ATGGTGACGAGTCTTGTGGTGCTGTATGGAAATG CCATCGTCCTGTATCGTGTTCCTCTGACCTGGAGCAGATGGAGGTGTAAGTTATCCCATGCAGGGCTGTTGTCTGTGGCTGTGGTGTTATCTGTGCTGGGCGTGTGTGCAGCGTTTGATTTTCACCGTGGCAACAACATCCCTCATCTGTATTCATTACACAGCTGGATTGGGATCTCCACAGTGGTCTTATTCACTCTGCAG TGGTTTGGGGGTCTTTGTGCCTTCTTGTTACCCTGGACCCCTTTGGCTTTTAGAGTCTTTCTGAAACCTCTCCATGTCTGGATGGGAACTGCCATCTTCATCTTGAGTCTCATCGCCAGCCTGTCCGGGATCAGTGAGAAACTACTGCTGACACT AAATGGGAGAAATGGAAGCAATACAGAACCATATACGGCGCTGCCTGCTGAAGCTCTGTTTGCAAACTCATTAGGCATTTTAGTTGTTATTTTTGGACTGGTAGTGCTGAGAATTCTGTCCAATCATAAATGGAAgaacccacagtttgaaaatgaATCTGACAGG gagaggcaccccggtgtggtcttctgctgctgttgcccatctgcctcaaggttggacctgTTATGCCTTCagggatgctcttctgcatacctcggttgtaacgagtggttatttgagttactgttgactttctatcagctggaatcagtctggccattctcctctgacctctag
- the cyb561a3b gene encoding lysosomal membrane ascorbate-dependent ferrireductase CYB561A3-like isoform X1, whose amino-acid sequence MRSIVSFYLLSVWLSFLCVIFVWLWSGTWRGGFAWDGSFLQFNWHPVLMVTSLVVLYGNAIVLYRVPLTWSRWRCKLSHAGLLSVAVVLSVLGVCAAFDFHRGNNIPHLYSLHSWIGISTVVLFTLQWFGGLCAFLLPWTPLAFRVFLKPLHVWMGTAIFILSLIASLSGISEKLLLTLNGRNGSNTEPYTALPAEALFANSLGILVVIFGLVVLRILSNHKWKNPQFENESDRERHPGVVFCCCCPSASRLDLLCLQGCSSAYLGCNEWLFELLLTFYQLESVWPFSSDL is encoded by the exons ATGCGTTCAATTGTGTCCTTCTATTTGCTGAGTGTGTGGCTcagttttttgtgtgtgatttttgTGTGGCTGTGGAGTGGGACGTGGAGGGGAGGATTTGCTTGGGACGGTTCTTTTCTGCAGTTTAACTGGCACCCAGTACTGATGGTGACGAGTCTTGTGGTGCTGTATGGAAATG CCATCGTCCTGTATCGTGTTCCTCTGACCTGGAGCAGATGGAGGTGTAAGTTATCCCATGCAGGGCTGTTGTCTGTGGCTGTGGTGTTATCTGTGCTGGGCGTGTGTGCAGCGTTTGATTTTCACCGTGGCAACAACATCCCTCATCTGTATTCATTACACAGCTGGATTGGGATCTCCACAGTGGTCTTATTCACTCTGCAG TGGTTTGGGGGTCTTTGTGCCTTCTTGTTACCCTGGACCCCTTTGGCTTTTAGAGTCTTTCTGAAACCTCTCCATGTCTGGATGGGAACTGCCATCTTCATCTTGAGTCTCATCGCCAGCCTGTCCGGGATCAGTGAGAAACTACTGCTGACACT AAATGGGAGAAATGGAAGCAATACAGAACCATATACGGCGCTGCCTGCTGAAGCTCTGTTTGCAAACTCATTAGGCATTTTAGTTGTTATTTTTGGACTGGTAGTGCTGAGAATTCTGTCCAATCATAAATGGAAgaacccacagtttgaaaatgaATCTGACAGG gagaggcaccccggtgtggtcttctgctgctgttgcccatctgcctcaaggttggacctgTTATGCCTTCagggatgctcttctgcatacctcggttgtaacgagtggttatttgagttactgttgactttctatcagctggaatcagtctggccattctcctctgacctctag
- the LOC141379833 gene encoding uncharacterized protein, whose product MRLHQLLSFASTCMYVWGAIFRPDHRNEKWSPCEGHFYKGWAHVLLLLKKASADFCCRCHEEKCVSIASFPTLKFVPVFWAYQIGHLGVSDLSEQDLLKNIATWFISPTVIGDLLRGKMHALPLRVTSKPSSSTTHVLSGVYHLNEKHMDKLGNWQSAGYIRWITYHHTDNKGFTFEGALVQNSQDRCRWKWMKLKQLIAILSGVFMAKPMQNLFDHRNMGHFDFKGLDEIPDGFEIWEYLDAVMPCVKKMQVKKAEQNTTTSKTPSTSDRMAGICSVLIHRTSSGLKRCLERVMLEKEEYTTSLSFLHSSVSGKPHNDRSEYWTRSPLQ is encoded by the exons ATGAGGCTACACCAGCTTCTCAGCTTCGCCTCAACATGCATGTACGTGTGGGGTGCGATTTTTCGGCCAGACCACCGTAATGAAAAGTGGAGCCCTTGTGAAGGGCACTTTTACAAAGGATGGGCCCACGTTCTGCTGCTTCTTAAAAAAGCTTCTGCGGACTTTTGCTGCAGGTGCCATGAAGAAAAATGTGTTTCCATTGCTAGCTTTCCAACCTTAAAGTTTGTGCCAGTTTTCTGGGCATATCAAATAGGCCATTTGGGGGTCTCCGATTTATCAGAGCAGGATCTTCTGAAGAATATCGCGACATGGTTTATATCCCCAACG GTAATTGGAGATCTGCTGAGAGGAAAGATGCACGCACTCCCGCTTCGAGTCACATCAAAACCGTCCTCATCAACCACACATGTATTAAGTGGTGTGTATCATCTCAATGAGAAACACATGGATAAACTGGGCAACTGGCAAAGCGCAGGATACATTCGCTGGATCACGTACCACCACACAGATAATAAAGGCTTTACTTTTGAAGGGGCGCTTGTCCAAAACAGTCAGGACAGATGTAGGTGGAAATGGATGAAGTTAAAGCAACTGATCGCGATCCTTTCTGGAGTCTTCATGGCCAAACCCATGCAAAACCTCTTCGATCATAGAAACATGGGACATTTCGACTTCAAAGGCTTAGATGAAATTCCTGATGGCTTCGAGATCTGGGAGTATTTAGATGCTGTGATGCCgtgtgtaaaaaaaatgcaagtcAAAAAAGCAGAACAGAACACAACGACTAGCAAAACCCCCTCAACATCAGACAGGATGGCAGGCATTTGCTCTGTGCTCATTCACCGCACCAGCTCCGGTCTGAAGAGATGCCTTGAGAGGGTGATGTTAGAAAAAGAAGAATACACCACCTCTTTATCGTTCTTGCATTCCTCAGTCAGTGGAAAACCACATAATGACAGGTCAGAGTATTGGACGCGAAGCCCTCTTCAATAA